Genomic window (Dyadobacter fanqingshengii):
ATTGTTCAGCTCGTGCGCGAGGCCGGCCGATAACTTACCTAATGCCATCATTTTCTCATTTTGCTGTTCCAGTTCCGTGAACTCACGCACTCGGGAAGTCATTACAACCACCAGCGCCTGCGTAAGCTCGTAGTGAGAGATGATCAGTTCCCGCATCTGCTCAACCGGAAATGTCATGATCTGCGTCAGCTCCGTACATTGACCGTAAGCCACACCCACTTTCCCTCTCGAGAATGGCAAAACGCCCGTGACTGTGCCGGGAAGCAACTCTGCAATAAACAACTTGGCATTGTTCTGAATGCGGTACAATTCAATGCGACCGGAAATGATGACGTGCGTGCCATTCAGCGGCTCACCGGGCGAAGTCATAAACGCGCTTTCTTCCAATTCATAGTGCCTGCTCCTGTCAATCATCCATTGCAACTGATCCTCAGGCACATCCTGAAAAACTTTTATGGATTTCAGATCCTCTACTTTTATATCCTTCATGAAATAATGGCTTGGCGTAACTCAATGTCCTAATTTCGAAAAATTTGGTCATTTGGCTGATATTTTTTTACGCAAACCTGCCGAATTTGATGTTGAAATGTTGAAGCATGAGATCTTGACCGAACACCTACGCTGCACCTCCTGTCACGACGCGGTTGTATATTTTATATTCAGGCAATCCGCTGATATGTTCCGCGAGACTGATCTCCACCCAGTCCCTATTGGCCTGATGCACAAAAACTCCATTGAAAGCAGTAAAGAGCAACTTCAATGTGCTGATGGAATCTTCATCCATGTTGATTTCCTCATGTCCCAGTTCTCCCGAATGATAGTAACCCCGGCAAAGCCCGAGGGAAGTTTCGAATTCAATCTTAACCAAACTACCTGAAAGTTCCTCCTGCACGCTTTCCACGATGATCTCCTCGCGAAGGTCTTCCGCAGTTCCCAAAGTTTCTTCCTGTTCTCCCAATATATCGATAACACTCATCACAAAATGCGGTTGGTAAGCCATCGACAGCCAAAAAACCATTCCTGCCAGGCGCTCGCTATCAATGCGGTACGATTATTTTGAATGTATTGGTTCGCAAAACTCTTCATTAAACGCTATTAAAACCATGAGCCTGACCAAATACAACGAGAAACGTTCCTTTGAGAAAACACCTGAACCAAAGGGTGGAAAAGCCGATTCGGAAGAACTCATTTTTGTGATCCAAAAACATCATGCTTCGCGGCTGCATTACGATTTCAGGCTGGAAATGGATGGTGTTTTGAAAAGCTGGGCCGTTCCTAAAGGCCCTTCCCTGGATCCGGCTACGAAGCGGCTGGCTATGATGGTGGAAGACCATCCTTACGATTACAAGGACTTCGAAGGAATAATACCAAAAGGCAATTATGGTGCTGGAACCGTAATGGTCTGGGATGAAGGGACATACGAACCATTGGAAGAAGCCAAAACCAAAAAGGAAAAGGAGAAAATATTACTGAAAGAACTGGCATCCGGCTCTGTAAAGATCCGCATGAAAGGCAAAAAGCTAAAAGGTGAATTTGCTTTGGTCAAAACAAAAGGTATGTCAGAAAACTCCTGGCTGCTCATTAAGCACCGGGATAAATTTGCATCCGAAACGGATATTACAAAACAAGATAAATCGGTGATTTCCAATAAGACATTGGATGCTATAAAAGCAACCACTGATAATGTTTGGGGGGAATCAGAAAGTGATGAAAAGACAGGTGATAAAGCCAAAAAGACGAAGGACAAAAAGGATGAGGAAGCCCCTATTGATGAATACATTGAAAAGGAAAAAGACGATAAATCCGGTGAAAAGGACGCTGCAACGCTCTTGAAAAAGGGTAAAAAGGCGAAATTTCCTGAGGACATCGTGCCCATGCTCGCTACGCTAGTCGACGAACCATTTGATGATCCGGGCTGGGAATATGAGGTCAAATGGGACGGTTACCGGGCATTGGCTTACATGAATAAAGGCGTTACCGAGCTTAAATCGCGGAATAAGAAGTCATTTAATGATAAGTTTTATCCCATTCACGAAGGCCTGTGTGACTGGAAGATCAATGCGGTGCTGGACGGGGAAGTTGTTGTCATCAATGATAAAGGCCATTCTGATTTCGGGGCTTTGCAAAACTGGCGCAGCGAGGCAGACGGTGAGCTGGTCTATTATGTATTTGATATATTGTGGTATGAAGGCAAAAGTCTTGTAGATCTGCCTTTAACCGAGCGAAAAGCTATTTTGCAAAGCATAGTGACTGAGGATAGTCCCGTCAGGATTGGTTACAGTATTGCGGCTGAGGGAACTGCCTTTTTTAATGCGGCCGGGGAAATGGGACTGGAAGGGATCATTGCCAAAAGATCCGATAGCGCCTATCAGGTCGGTTTGCGCACGAACGATTGGCTGAAAATTAAAATACACAACCGGCAGGAAGTCATCATAGCAGGTTACACACGCAATGCGGGCACGTCCAAGCATTTTAGTGCGCTGTTACTGGCTGCTTACGACCAGGGCGTGCTGCAATATGTAGGCAAAGTCGGCACGGGCTTCAAGGACAAACAGCAAAAAGAAATGCTGGAACTGTTTAAGCCATTGGAAACAGAAAATAGTCCATTCAAAGAAACACCCGATTACAACAAGCCATCCCGTTTCCGGCCCAATCCGCCGAAAGCCAATGCAACCTGGCTCAAACCGGAGCTGGTTTGCGAAGTGAGCTTCACAGAAGTGACTTCGGACGGCGTTTTCCGTCACCCGTCGTTTGAGGGAATGCGTGAGGATAAAAAAGCCAGGGACGTTGTGCGCGAAATCGAGCAGCCGACGGAAAAAGCTGTTGAAGAGGACAAAAAGTCAGAGAAGGAAGATAAGAAAGCGCAAAAAGAAGAAAAAAAGTCGGAAAAGAAAGAGATCATCGCGAAACCAGACAAGTCGAAACGCAAGACATTGCTTAACCCGACGGATGAAACGCAGGTCAGAAAAATCAATGGTAATGAGGTCAAATTTTCAAATCTGAGTAAGATTTTCTGGCATCATGAAAAAATTACGAAGCGCGATGTCATCAATTATTACTATCAGGTCGCCCCGTTCATTTTGCCATATCTGGAACGCAGGCCATTGTCATTAAACCGCTTCCCCAATGGCATTGATGGAAAGAGTTTTTACCAAAAAGACGTCACCGGCAAGGTGCCGTCGTGGGTTGAAATGTTTCCCTACACTGCAAATGATGAAGAACAGCAGAAAAACTTTATGGTTTGCAATGATGAAGCGGCATTGTTATATATGGCCAATCTGGGCTGCATTGACATGAATCCCTGGAACAGCCGTACCCATAAACCGGATAACCCCGACTGGTGCCTGCTCGATCTGGACCCGGACACGACCAACACTTTCGAGCAGGTGATCGAGACGGCGCTGGCTATTAAACAATTACTGGACTCGCTGAATATTGACGGTTACTGCAAGACATCCGGCTCCACAGGCCTGCACATTTACATCCCGCTGGGCGCAAAATATTCTTACGATCAATGTCAGCTTTTTGCCCAATGGATCGCCAGCCAGGTGCAACAGGAATTGCCCGGCTTCACCAGCATTGAGCGCATGACCAAAAACCGCAAAGGAAAACTATACATTGATTACCTGCAAAATCGCCCGAAAGCAACATTAGCGGCTCCCTACTCCATCAGACCGAAACCGGGCGCGACTGTTTCAATGCCATTGCATTGGGAAGAAGTTAAAATAGGCTTGCAGTTGCGGGACTTTACTATTTTAAATGCGATGGACCGGTTGCAGCAGGAAGGCGATCTGTTTAAACCCGTGCTCGGAAAAGGCATCGACCTGGAAGCAGCCATTGGAAAAATCGAAGCGGAAGCCAAATGAATTTTTGCAGTGTGTTAACGATCACACCTACATGTCGAATAAATTCTCATTAAACAGGTAGCTAAAATGCATGAAGAATTAACATTAAAAATATAAATTGTCTTTATACTCTGCGTTAACTCCATTACGTACCCATACAACTAAAATTCACAAGCATGGATTTGAGCCTGTTTAATGGTATGGTCGATGAAAAGACCATGGGCGAGACGCAACGCATAGCACGGGTTGGAAGCTGGGAAGCAGATTTGCTTTCGGAATCTATCATCTGGTCCGATTTGGTTAAGGAAATTCACGAAGTGAGCCTCGACTATCAGCCGAGTTTCAGCTCCCCCATGGATTTTTATACGCATGAATACCAGGAGCTGGTCATGCAGGCCATGCAAAGAACGATCAGCGACGGATCATTATTCGACATTGAGGCTATCATCGAAACAGCCAAAGGAAACAAATGCTGGATCCGGGTAAGCGGCAGGGCCGAATTGCGGGATGGACAATGCATCCGGATTTACGGGGCGATCCAGGATATTCACGACCGCAAGTTGGCCGAGCTTGGATTACTTGAATCGCGTAACCGTTTCGAATCGCTCGTGCAGACCGTCGATGGCATTGTATGGGAAGCAGATGTGAATACGCTGGAATTTTCATTTGTGAGTGACCAGTCCTCGCGAATCCTGGGTTACCCGCCCGAAGAATGGATAAAAACCAAGAATTTCTGGCAAAGCCATATTCACCCGGACGACCTCGAACATGCGATCGGTTACTGTCACCGGCAAACACGGGAAGGCCGAAACCATATTTTCGACTACCGTATGATATCGGCTGACGGCAACATTGTTTGGATTAAAGACATCGTTTCCGTGATCAAAACAGACGGCGTGCCTACCCTTTTGCGCGGCGTGATGGTGGACGTGACCGAAACCAAGCGGTTTGAAATTCTTGAACATTTGGAAAGGACTGTCCTGGAATTAAATTCAACGAAGGAACATTCACTGAAAAAGATGTTGTCGCAGTATTTGCTGGGAATCGAGCAGATATATCCGCATATGAAATGCTCTATTGTTGGCATTGTAGACGGGAAATTAAGCAATTTGTCCTCACCCAGTTTGCCGGAAGCTTATATCCGGGCACTCGAAGGGTTGCAAATCGGGCCCAATGCCGGCTCATGCGGCACAGCTGCTTACCTCAAAGAAAAGGTGATCGTCAGCGACATCGTACGCGATTCGCGGTGGACCATGTACTCTCACCTGGCGCTTCCCCACAATCTTCGCTCCTGCTGGTCACATCCGATACTGGATTCGGATGGCAGTGTCACAGCCACTTTTGCCATTTATTATGATCATATCAAGACGCCCGATGAGGATGAGCTGAAGGTGATAGACCGTGCAGTTGCGATTTTGAAAATCATTTTGGAAAACAAAAAAAATTGTGAAATCATTATTTCAAGCAGGTCGAGGCAAAAACGGGAGGAGCTTAAATTACAGGAGATTGCTTATCTTCAATCGCATGTGGTTCGTGCGCCACTTGCACGCCTAATGGGCGTGATCGATCTGATCAAAAATTATTCGCATACCGACATTGAGAAAAATGAGCTCCTGGATCATTTGCTATTATCTGCAAAGGAACTGGATGAGGTCATTCGCGATATTTCAGAAAAGACGGAATAAACCAGCCTTAAAAGCCATACCGCAGCCCTATCGCCAGATTTACAATATCCGAAGGTCTGAGATAACCCGTGTTCTGCACATAGCTGATCAGTAAAAGGTCGTAAGTGCCTAGTTCATAATACATTTCGAGCGATCGCTGCCTTTTATTTACAACCAAATCCTTGCCCAACTTGCCACCTATGTAAGCGCCGGGTCTGAATGAGGTCGCCCACCAGTAATATCCAACCGGATAGTGAGATGGCAATTTTGTATCAAACTGTTTCCCAAAAGTGTAGCTCAGATAAAATCCAATGGAAAATGGTTTGATATAATAACTGTTCTTCAAAGGAATGCTCCAGGGAGAGTATGTGGTTTTTAATGTTGTACTAAACAGCCCGTCGCCCCCAAACTTTTGCGGAAGGAAGCCAAAAAGCAAGTCCGTTTCGAGGGTTTTGTTGTTAGAAATATAACCAGGCCCGCCGGACAAAAAGCCAATGTTACCCGCAAACTGTAATTTCAAATGGTCGGGCATAAACCACTTTCGCTCGGAATCCAGCCTGTCCTTAATTTGAGCAGTTGCAAAAAAAGGAGCTAAGAGGAACAGTAGTAGAGGTAATTTCTTCATGACGATCAGTATTCAATCTTTTCTGCTTTATAACCACCTTTCCAGGTCGTAAAAAGCCAATAACCGCGCTCTCCTGTGCTGGTAGTGAGGTAATAGTGAACACCATCCTCATAAAAATCGCCATCCCTGAATGTGTGCTGATGACCGTAGAGCGAAAATTTGACATTAGGATCATTGGCCAGAAGTCCGGCATAACCATCCTGCAATTTCGGATCGAAATCTCCGTCGAAAGGCGGAATATGCGCTACGACAATCGCATTTTTGTTATCGCGGTTGTCAGCAAGCTGGGATTGGAGCCAGTTTAAGTTTGGAACTTCGCCATTGAAGACGTATTCGCGTGAATTCGTATTAATAAAAATGAACTTGTTATGGCCATACTCGAATGAGTAATCCATCGGCCCGTAAATTTTGCGGTAAGCTGCTGGTCCGTTCGCTACGAGATCATGGTTGCCGATAACGGTGAGGTAAGGACATTTAAGTTTCACCAGAATCTCATTCACCCACTTGAACTCCTGGGAAAGCCCGAAGTCGGAAATGTCACCTGCGTGCAACACAAAAGCAACGTCTTTCTGATTGTTCGCGCTTTCTATAAAAGCGTCTGTTTCATCGTACCAGCGCTGCGTATCCCCCATGAGGATAAACCTGACCGTATCCTTTAAAGGAATGGCCTGAATGCGCTCGATGTTTTTCTGGTTTAAATTGGTCTCGCTGTCTTTAAAAATAACTTGATTGGGATTGTACTGAAATACGCCCTCGCAGGCTGTTAAAGTCATTCCCAAAGCGAGCAGGAGTGCTTTTGGAAAATTTTTCAATATATGGCTAATTTTTGTTGACAATAACCAACTAACCATAAACGTCATGTTTAAATTCCTAAAAACACCGTTTTGAGGTTAAGAAGGTCGAAACTCCGAGGCATGATTATTGCACTGTGCTGGTAATCTTACTCTAACATGTTATGAAAATAAAAACTATCGGAACGCTCGCATTGCTTGGATTTCTCTCCATCACCATGCCGCTGACGGCCCAGGTTGTTTCAAAGGATTCTTTGAACACGCTCAAAGAGCAAAAGGCGAACATTGAGGTTAGCAAAAAATTAAATGAGCGCAAAATGGAGCTTGCCAAGCTCGAAAATGAATTGGATGGCGCAACACGCGAAGTAGAAAAAACGGCGGAACAAGCGCAAAGATCAGCGGATGACAATCAAAAGAATGCTGAAAGATTAGGCAGTGATCCGCAAGACAAGAAACTGGCCAGAAGAGCAGGGAACAGCGCAAGCGGCGCCCGAAAAGATGCCAAACGCGCCAGAAAAGCAGCAGATCATCTCGACGACCTTAAAAAAGACATTGAGTCATTAAGGAGAAGAATTGCGGACGACGAGGCAAAATTAGGCGATATGCAGGGCGGATCTTCTTCGAACTAATCACATGATCCTCTTCTGATTACAGGGTGTATCCATTTTTATGGATGCACCCTTTTTGTTTTTTTGCGCGGCATGCTTTTTTAATAAAAATGGAATCAATCAACAAATAAAAATATTATGGCTACTGCATCAGCAAAAACCAATACAAAGAAAACAGCGCCTAAGGCGGCAACGAAAACAGCGTCCAAATCAACCGCTGCAAAGAGTGAGACTAAGACTGCGGCAAAGAGCGAGACTAAGACTGCGGCAAAAAAGGAGACTAAAACAGCAGCAAAAAAGGAGACTGTCGACAAAGCAGAAACTAAAACGCCTGCGAAAACAGCCGCAAAAACGGCCACAAAAACGGAGACCAAGGCAACTACCAAAAGCACTGCTAAAAGCACTACCAAAAGTCCCGCTAAAAAAAGCAGCGATTCGGATTCCAAGTCAAACACAACATCCAACCACGATGAGATCCGTGCATGGGTTGAACAGCGGGGCGGCAAACCAGCGATGGTGAAAGGCACCAGTAAAAAGAAATCAGAAGCCGGGATCCTGAGAATTGACTTTCCCGGATATTCTGGAGAGGACACATTGCAAGAGATCGGTTGGGACGAATTTTTCCAGAAGTTTGATGAAGGAAATCTTCAATTTCTGCATCAAACAGAAACAGCAGACGGAAAAGAAAGCCGTTTCAACAAATTTATTTCAAAATAACTTCATAAAACAATTGCAGAGCCGTGCGTGTCGTACGGCTCTTTTTTTATTAAAACATAAAATACTTTTTATATTAATAATATTAGAATTTAATATAAAAAGTATGATATTTAATTACTAGCCAAAAAATCGCTGCAAATGACTTGGGAAGTTTTCAATAAATACAAACCAACAATCCTATACGGCATCTCACTCGCCTTACTGTTGTTTTTGTTAAAGTGGCTCGAACTCCGTTTTATCGTCATCAATCACATCTTCGAAATTTATGCAGGTGCCATCGCATTGCTCTTCACCGGCCTGGGGATCTGGATTGCACTCAAACTGACCAAGCCAAAAGTCGAAACAGTGTTCGTTGAAAAAGAAGTTTTTATCGATACAAAGGACTTTCAGTTTAATGTCCAGGAACAGGCACGTCTTGGTTTAAGCAAAAGAGAACTCGAAGTCCTCAGCCTGATCGCGGAAGGCCTGACCAATCAGCAAATCGCCGTACAGCTTTTTGTGTCTCTGAACACCGTAAAAACGCATTCATCCAAATTATTCGAAAAAATGGAAGTGAAGAGCCGCACACAGGCTGTGGAAAAAGCCAAAAGACTGAGTCTCATCCCTTAACCATGAGCCATACTTTCGGGTGAAAAAGTAGGTTTCATGCTAAAATCACCCGAAAGTATGAGTTAAATTAGCGATCAGCTCCTCAATTTTGCAGCATAACCTAACCAAATGATCGCATCATGAAAAAAATCATTCTAGTCTGCGGGTTGATCTCGGGGATCATTGTTTCCGTGTTCATGGTCTCTTCCGTCGCCGTATGCTATTCCAGCAGTGATTTTGAAGGCAATATGCTGCTTGGCTATGCGGCCATGCTACTCTCTTTTTCACTGATTTTTGTGGGTGTGAAAAATTTCCGGGACAAATATAACGGCGGTTCTGTGTCGTTTGGAAAAGCATTTCAGATTGGCCTGCTTATCACATTAATCGCCTCCACAGTATATGTAATTGTCTGGCTGATTGACTATTACTTATTTGTACCCGAATTTATGGACCGTTACACCACGCACGTCATGCGTGAATTACAGCGAGAAGGGGCAACCGCGCAGGAACTGCAACAAAAATCCGTGGAAATGGAGGGCTATCGTGAAATGTATAAAAGTCCATTGATGGTCGTTCTTTTCACATACGCGGAAATTTTGCCGGTTGGACTCATTGTGTCACTATTATGCGCATTGATCCTGAAAAAGAAACCCTCGCAACCGCTCCCTGCCATTTGATAAGCCATTAAAGCAACTCTTAACCAACACATAGTCACAATGAAAATTATCGTAACCAGCGTAATGGTCGATGACCAGGAAAAAGCCAGGAAATTTTATACGGAAAAATTGGGTTTTGCAGTGAAGTCGGATGTTCCAGTCGGGGAATACAAATGGCTGACCGTTGTTTCACCGGAGGATCAGCACAGCGTGGAACTATTGCTTGAACCAATGGCTTTTGGTCCTGCAAAGGTTTATCAAAAACAACTATTCGATGCCAACATCCCGGCAACGATGTTTGGCGTTGACGATATCGGGGCGACCTATGAAAAGCTTTTGGAGCTCGGGGTGAAATTTAAGAGCGAGCCCAAAAAAATGGATAATGTTACTATCGCCGTTTTTGATGACACCTGCGGAAACCTGATCCAAATCGCCGAACAGCATTAATGTATGAAAGAGCGTTCGGCGCTGCGGAACAAATCCGGATTACTAGCGTCGCATTGATATCACAAGTAAAGTATAGTGTGTGCATAGTAAAATATAGTGTGTGTACCAGAACTTTATTAAGCCGTTACAAATAAACACCAATCGTAATTTGTTCTCAAAGCCGTTGATTGACTGGCGGGGTTCAATTAGTAATCGGTAAAAGAGCGGTAAAGTGTCGGTTTTGTACAAGTTTATTTGACCTGACGGATCTTACATTTACTGTGATAAAGCCTGCTAATGCAACTCACTGTCAACACATCAAAATAAATAGACCAGCCATGAAGCCAATCATCAGAAAATCAGCACTTAATAAGTACATCAAGAACATATGGATTTTAGAAAACCACGACATTGAGCAAACGGATCATTCACTTAAATTCTTTGCAGATGGTTGTTCGGGCCTGATGTTTCAGCAAACAGAGTCCGGTGTTTTGATCGGGGACAAAGAATTATCCAGCTTCCTGCTATACGGACAGACAGTCAAACCCATTGAAATGAAATGTTCCGGCAGCTACAAAATGATCGTTTTTGTCCTATATCCATATGCGATTCACGCATTATTTGGGCTCAACGCCAGCGAGTTAACGGATACATGCCTGGACATGCGCACTTACTCGTCCCTTTCAAAAGAAGTGGAAAGCAATTTAATGCACGCTGCTTCGACGGAAGAACAAGTCAGGATTATGGAAACATTTCTGGCAAACCAGGCGGCTTCCGCCAATGCTGACCCGCAAATACAGCATATGACGACATTCATGATGAATTCAAGCGGCAGCTACACGGTGAAAGATTTGCAGGAAACCACGGAGATGTCGGAGCGGACTTTCGAGCGGAAATTTGCGAGACAGGTGGGCGTTCCTCCAAAATTATTCTCAAAAATTATCCGGTTCCATTCGTCCATCCGGCAAATGGACAAAGGTGCTTACGAGAAATTATCGGACGTTGCTTATGAGAACGGGTATTCCGACCAGTCACATTTCGTGCGGAACTTCAAGGAATTTACAAGCATTACACCGCGTGCCTATAAATCGAAAAGAATTTCAGAAAATAATTCACTTGACGGTTTTGTCCAAGTTTAAGCTTTCGGGCAGCATTAGTTTTGATAAAAATTAATATTGAATCAAAACAATTAGCTCATGAAAACCTTAGTATTAGGAGGAACCGGTAAAACAGGCCGCAAGGTCGCAGAAAGATTACAAAAATTGAATGCGGACGTAAGAATCGGTTCGCGTTCCGCTTCACCGGCATTTGATTGGGAAGACAAATCAACCTGGGACGCCGCGCTCGACGGAATAGATCAGGTTTACATTTCCTTTCAGCCCGACCTGGCTGCGCCCGGAGCAACGGCCGCAATAAGTGCATTGGCAAAATCAGCTGCGGACGCGGGTGTCAAAAAACTGGTCTTGTTGTCCGGCCGCGGAGAAGAAGAAGCGCAGCAATGTGAGCAGATCGTCATGTCATCAGGACTGGATTGGACCATTGTAAGGGCGAGCTTTTTTAACCAGAATTTCAGCGAAAGTTTTTTGGTAGATTCCGTTGCAGCCGGATATGTAGTGCTGCCCGTGGGCGATATGCGCGAACCATTTATTGATACCGATGACATTGCAGACGTTGCCGTTGCTGCACTCACCGACACAAAACACAGCCGGAAAGTTTATGAAGTAACAGGCCCTCTGCTTCTTACTTTCGGCGAAGCTGTGCAGGAAATCGCCGAAGCAACAAACAGGGAAATTGTGTACCAGGAAGTGACAATCGGTGAATATGAGGCAATGCTTACGAAATACCACGTTCCTACCGATGTCATTTCGCTGTTGAAATATTTGTTTACGGAAGTGATGGATGGGCGGAATGAATATTTGTCCAACGGTGTGGAGGAAGCATTGGGCAGAAAACCGACAGATTTCAAAGAGTTTGTGCAAAAAACCATCGGAACCGGTGTATGGAACCAGTCAGTATATAAGTAGTAGATGATTTCATAACAAAAGCCCGACCGTCTGGCACAATGCATTTATATCCTGGAAGCTGGGTAAAATGGGCAACCTATTTTACCCAGCTTCCAGGATTTTTAACATTTAAGAGCAATCACGCCCCCCATTTTGTACTGGCACATTTTTCGCTAAGCACGGTATCAAACTAAAACTATACTGCAATGAGATCTAGAAATGATTATGATGAGAAAGAAAGTTCAGATGGCGGATTTGTCCTGGGCTTGTTGGTTGGCGCTACCATAGGCGCGGCGGCTGCGATGTTATTTGCGCCCAAGTCAGGTGTCGAAACCCGTCAGCAAATTAAAGATCTGGCTGACCAGCAAAAAGACAAGTTGAGGAATCAGTGGGAAGAGACTAAGCTGAAAGCTGCCATAGCAGTTGAAGAAGGCAAAGAAAAGCTGAACACAGTTGCAGAGCAGACTAAAGAGGTCGTTGACTCATATGCGGATAAAGCCAAAGACACGGTTAATCATCTTGCAGATGGGACAAAAGCAACTGTAGACAAATTTCAAAAACGTTATTAATGAGTGCCGGCGAACAGCACTTTAAGGATATTTTCAACAGCTCACCTTCGGGTGAGCCGTTGAAGATCCCGATTATTGAAGAAAAGCTGGTAGTCTCTTCCAAGCGAATTGCAACCGGGAGCTTACTAATCTCGAAAAAGGTTTTGGAAGAAGAAGCACTATTTAATGGTACTATCAGTAGTGAGGAATTGATTGTGGAGAGGAAGGAAATTAACCAATATGTGGAAATAGCACCGGAAGCTGTTAGGCAGGAAGGTGAAGTAACCATTGTTTCGGTTATGAAAGAAGTACTCGTGGTTGAAAAGCGCCTGATGCTGGTAGAGGAGCTCCATATTACGAAGCGTGTGCATCAGGAACAAAAATCGTATGCCGAAAAACTGCGAAAGGAAGAAGTGACCATTTCAAAAGGCGACCCAGGCACGAATATTTAATGGCTGGCGCAATTCAACAAACTAAAACCTTTAAAATAATAAATCATGGCCAATACAGTAATTGGAATTTTTGAAAGTGAAAGTAAAGCGCAAGAAGCGCAAAATTATTTGCTGGCAAACGGGTTCGCAGCCGGTGATGTTGACATTTCAACCTCGTCTTACAATTCAGATACGACTGCGTCAACAGTCAATAGAGATGATGAAGACTTTGGTGACCGCATTGGTAACTTCTTTAAAGATCTTTTTGACGGGGATGAAGATGAGACCAGACGTTATTCGGAAGCAGGAAAGCGTGGAACCATTGTGACCGTGCATGCCATCGACGCCGATGAGGCAGAAACTGCCGCAGCGATCCTTGATCAGTATGGCGCAGTTGACATAGATGAGACAGCGGCCGGTTATGTTTCAAGCCAGGGTTACGCTGGTACTGCCACGGAATCTTCGGTTAATACATATGCCGATAATTCGGTTGATCCTTATGCCAACAGGTCTCTTGATGTGGTTTCCGATGGCTCACTGGTTTCAGATAGCTCATTGGTGTCAGATGATCAGACAGATTCGCTTCCGGTAATCAGGGAGGAGTTGCAGGTAGAAAAACGGGAGATCGAAACGGGTGGTGTGCGTTTAAGAAGCCGCATTATCGAGCGTCCCGTTCAGGAAAGCATACGCCTGCGTCAGGAACAAGTAAATGTTACCAGGACACCGGTTGACCGGATTGCGTCTGAATCTGATTTTGATAC
Coding sequences:
- a CDS encoding NAD(P)H-binding protein, which translates into the protein MKTLVLGGTGKTGRKVAERLQKLNADVRIGSRSASPAFDWEDKSTWDAALDGIDQVYISFQPDLAAPGATAAISALAKSAADAGVKKLVLLSGRGEEEAQQCEQIVMSSGLDWTIVRASFFNQNFSESFLVDSVAAGYVVLPVGDMREPFIDTDDIADVAVAALTDTKHSRKVYEVTGPLLLTFGEAVQEIAEATNREIVYQEVTIGEYEAMLTKYHVPTDVISLLKYLFTEVMDGRNEYLSNGVEEALGRKPTDFKEFVQKTIGTGVWNQSVYK
- a CDS encoding helix-turn-helix domain-containing protein gives rise to the protein MKPIIRKSALNKYIKNIWILENHDIEQTDHSLKFFADGCSGLMFQQTESGVLIGDKELSSFLLYGQTVKPIEMKCSGSYKMIVFVLYPYAIHALFGLNASELTDTCLDMRTYSSLSKEVESNLMHAASTEEQVRIMETFLANQAASANADPQIQHMTTFMMNSSGSYTVKDLQETTEMSERTFERKFARQVGVPPKLFSKIIRFHSSIRQMDKGAYEKLSDVAYENGYSDQSHFVRNFKEFTSITPRAYKSKRISENNSLDGFVQV
- a CDS encoding YsnF/AvaK domain-containing protein, which translates into the protein MANTVIGIFESESKAQEAQNYLLANGFAAGDVDISTSSYNSDTTASTVNRDDEDFGDRIGNFFKDLFDGDEDETRRYSEAGKRGTIVTVHAIDADEAETAAAILDQYGAVDIDETAAGYVSSQGYAGTATESSVNTYADNSVDPYANRSLDVVSDGSLVSDSSLVSDDQTDSLPVIREELQVEKREIETGGVRLRSRIIERPVQESIRLRQEQVNVTRTPVDRIASESDFDTFKEGTIEMTEYAEVPLVSKEARVVEEISLNKTVDEREEVINETLRNTEVEVEDLTDEERLRRSGLDL
- a CDS encoding YsnF/AvaK domain-containing protein, producing the protein MSAGEQHFKDIFNSSPSGEPLKIPIIEEKLVVSSKRIATGSLLISKKVLEEEALFNGTISSEELIVERKEINQYVEIAPEAVRQEGEVTIVSVMKEVLVVEKRLMLVEELHITKRVHQEQKSYAEKLRKEEVTISKGDPGTNI
- a CDS encoding YtxH domain-containing protein, encoding MRSRNDYDEKESSDGGFVLGLLVGATIGAAAAMLFAPKSGVETRQQIKDLADQQKDKLRNQWEETKLKAAIAVEEGKEKLNTVAEQTKEVVDSYADKAKDTVNHLADGTKATVDKFQKRY